The following are encoded together in the Candidatus Neomarinimicrobiota bacterium genome:
- the nusG gene encoding transcription termination/antitermination protein NusG translates to MKWYSLRTFSGKEKKVSEAILQEAELAGMSELIPEVLVPSENVVEMRAGKKYIRNKVFFPGYIMIQMEVTIETRYLVENVPGIMSFVGPKGEPVPLKDVEVRRILGEVEERDGQEVMGTIFKAGDPIKVMDGPFVDFTGFVKEVDEAKQKVKVEVSIFGRPTPVELDFLQIELEK, encoded by the coding sequence ATGAAATGGTATAGTCTTAGAACCTTTTCCGGTAAGGAAAAGAAGGTTAGTGAGGCGATTCTTCAAGAGGCAGAGCTGGCTGGGATGAGTGAATTGATTCCTGAGGTCCTGGTACCATCAGAAAATGTTGTTGAAATGCGTGCTGGAAAGAAATATATACGCAACAAGGTATTCTTTCCAGGATACATCATGATCCAGATGGAAGTCACAATTGAGACACGTTATCTCGTAGAGAATGTTCCCGGGATCATGTCCTTTGTGGGTCCAAAAGGTGAGCCGGTTCCGTTGAAAGACGTAGAGGTTCGTCGCATCCTTGGTGAAGTTGAGGAGCGCGATGGGCAAGAAGTCATGGGAACCATTTTCAAAGCCGGAGACCCAATCAAGGTCATGGATGGTCCCTTTGTGGATTTCACCGGTTTTGTCAAGGAAGTTGATGAAGCTAAGCAGAAGGTTAAGGTAGAGGTATCCATCTTTGGACGCCCTACACCGGTTGAGCTGGACTTCCTGCAGATAGAATTAGAAAAGTAG